A genome region from Trichoderma asperellum chromosome 7, complete sequence includes the following:
- a CDS encoding uncharacterized protein (EggNog:ENOG41~SECRETED:SignalP(1-17)), translated as MKTSAVIVAAYAAAAAALPSFSFHWVNTTGVASTPANVTSIANGTAIANSTTGAGASSGVSSISSTGGGDGTTAPYFTNDTSASNVTYFGGGNETHFSPNRTHLPVPVRRFRAQRKSLV; from the coding sequence ATGAAGACCTCCGCCGTCATTGTCGCCGCCtacgctgccgccgccgcagccctGCCTTCGTTCTCGTTCCACTGGGTCAACACCACCGGCGTGGCCAGCACCCCTGCCAACGTTACAAGCATTGCAAACGGCACGGCCATTGCAAACTCAACAACCGGCGCTGGTGCATCATCTGGTGTCTCTAGCATCAGCTCgaccggcggcggcgacggcaCCACCGCTCCTTACTTCACCAACGacaccagcgccagcaaCGTCACTTACTTTGGTGGCGGCAACGAGACTCACTTCTCGCCCAACCGCACTCATCTTCCTGTTCCTGTGCGTCGATTCCGGGCTCAGCGAAAGTCTCTTGTCTAA